A window from Gossypium raimondii isolate GPD5lz chromosome 7, ASM2569854v1, whole genome shotgun sequence encodes these proteins:
- the LOC105770726 gene encoding heavy metal-associated isoprenylated plant protein 28, whose amino-acid sequence MTIIEMRVHMDCAGCESKVKSSLQKLKGVDEVDIDMGMQKVTVTGHADQKKVLKTVRRTGRRAELWQLPYNPEHHSFGNHYYNQHQCNGPMTYYAPQPSSSYNYYKHGYDSNDPSYYRLPVHSTIFGHQTGSAFSDENPHACSIM is encoded by the exons ATGACG ATCATAGAGATGAGAGTTCATATGGATTGTGCTGGATGTGAAAGCAAGGTGAAAAGCTCTCTTCAAAAACTCAAAG GGGTCGACGAAGTTGACATCGATATGGGCATGCAAAAGGTGACGGTCACCGGACACGCAGACCAGAAAAAGGTTCTTAAAACTGTCCGAAGAACCGGTCGGCGAGCCGAGCTGTGGCAGCTGCCCTACAATCCAGAGCACCACAGTTTTGGTAATCACTACTACAATCAACACCAATGCAATGGCCCCATGACATATTATGCACCTCAGCCTTCCTCATCTTACAATTACTATAAGCATGGATATGATAGCAATGATCCTTCTTATTATCGTCTTCCGGTTCATTCAACCATTTTTGGTCATCAAACAGGTTCAGCTTTCAGTGATGAGAATCCTCATGCTTGCTCtataatgtga